The Nicotiana tomentosiformis chromosome 2, ASM39032v3, whole genome shotgun sequence genome includes the window AAAGATGATTAGGCAGGATATGACATATCTAGAGCTTACACATGatccttgataggagggtgtaaAGGTCGTGGATTAGGATAGTAGGGTAGTAGGCTAGTAGGCAGTCGAGCGTTTCACATTTGTATTCTCAGTTCGATAACATTAGTATTAGCATGTTATCTTTTATTCACGGATTGCTATTACTATATTATCTTGGCCTCGATTATCTCTTATTatcttattgttgttattacttgttACTTTTACTTCTTTTTATCATTTCTTTAGCCGATGGTTCATTGAAAATATTCTCTTTACCTTGTCAGTTAAGAATAAAGTTGCGTATATTTTACCTTTCCCAAACTAAATTTGTAATTGGATTTGTTGTTGTTAATTTGGTTACGCTTCATCAGGTATTAATCTCTTTCTTTTTAGGGGCAGCCTCTTCTTTTTGTTTTAGTAGTCTATACATATTTTTTGTGAATGTAATCATTCAAAATCCATCAGTGCTGCATAATTCGAAAGTTAAATTTTGTTTGGGTCATCATTAATTTACTTTTTTGGAATTAACAACATGGATTGAGGAGATCCAATACACAATTGGATAGTAACGGTTCGTATATTTTGTGAGAATGCTATTCGTCATTTATTATCCCACCCATATCTTGGATAAAAGTAATGACTAATGAGGTCGACAAATGATCAATCAAATCAATTAATTGCTCTTTTAAGACTAGTACTAGTATAAACCCCAGAGATGTGTATATATGGTATATCTATGTCAAAGTATAATGACCGGGGCTTAATTGGACGGATATTCAAATAGAGagtatatttaaattattttttttattttccattcGGTATTCGTATTGGAACCCGATTATATTCGGATTCGCGCCGCGTAGGATCCCATTCGGGGGAAAGCACTCCCTACCAAGAATTTTTTCATATTCAGAGTTCGAACTCGAGATATCTGATTAAAGGAAAAGCAACCCCATCCACTACATCACATACTTgatgatatatttaaattatagTACAAGAATATATTTAgcattttttcctttatttttttttggaCAAAATCTCTGTCAGTCGGTTctgtatctttttttttttacatctaAAATTTTATGGAGAGATCTTCTTTGCGTCAAGTCAACAGAGGAAAAAAACATTTAAAAAGTTTACGCGTTTGGATTAAATTAAAAACCAATTATTTTCCCTTTTATTTTTCACGAATGTTTCTATTCCgcttcaaaagccttttcttattttttctatattttattttcaagaaAGGTCAAAAAGCATTTATTCCCATTTTTTAAGGGAGAAGAAGAGTATAGAAAGtattaagaaaacaaaaaacAGTAAAACAGAGAAAACAAAGGAAAGGAGATGTAGGAAGGAAAGatatcccaaaaaaaaaaaaaaaaattcgaaatcttcaaaccttcaaatcTAGAAATCCCCAATTTATATCGAAATTTTCGCTTAAAATTCCAATTTCAAGTACCCTTTACTGTATATATTTTTCTTGTGGGGATATATATAGAGGGTACCTATCCTTCAGATTTGTCTTTCAGATTTATAAGGTAGCTTTTCTTATATTGTATCTTGGTAATTGTGGATTGTCTCTTGATATATGGGTGTGTTTGTTTTTGGTTAAAGTTTGGATATTTTAGGTGTTGATTAAGCAATTTCTATATGTACATAAAAACTCTAGATAAGAATTATTATTGATCATCTGTGAATTCCTAGAAAAGAATGAAGAATTGTAAATTCAACCTTCAACCTTCAACCTTCAGCAAGTTGAAAGGACATTGCTTGATACTTTTTAGGTTCTAATTTTGAGAAAAGAATGAAGTATTTTTTATTCTCTTTCATTTTGTCGAGCAGGAAGAATATATTTACACCACGGATCCACAGAAATTGGCTCTTCTAACACAGATTAGTAGGGAGGAGAGGACATTTAAACATATTGGAAGGTGAAACCTTGTTGTCTCAGCTCATCCACCTTTAATTGTTAGGCCAATTATGCTTTTAATCAAGATTAAGTTAACCCCTTATATTTATTGCAACATTCTGAACTGTAACTCAAAGATAAGTTCACTATCTAGCCAGTGAGCTTTGGCATGACTATTTGGTTAAAAAGTTTTCCATTGTGCAGATATGCAGAGTCAGTTAATGTGCAGCGGGTGTAGGACAATTCTTCTTTATCCAAGAGGAGCTTCTAATGTCTGCTGTGCAGTGTGCAATGCACTCACCTCTGTCCCACCTCCTGGTATCTGTTACATGACCATTCATGTCAAATTTATGTGGCAATTGTTTGGATTGAGCCCCCTCCCCTCCATGTTAACTTCTGTTATTTGAAAGTGTTGCTTTTGTAATCTTTCTGTAGGAATGGAAATGGCTCAACTGATATGTGGAGGCTGTCGTACATTACTCATGCATCCACGTGGGGCGAGCAGTGTGAGATGCTCCTGCTGTCACACGGTGAACCTTGTCCCAGGTACAAATTTGAAACTTCCTTTTTCTTGATCTCTGAGACTATTGTTTGTCTGCTTATGACATCTTAGAGTCTCCTTGCTCGAGCTTTAGTTGTATTTGTTTTTATTTATCTTATGTGATATCAGATTGAGATTTTGACATTTTATGCTAGTTTAACATGGAAAGTTTTTGCAGGAAGAGCATATTCTTAATGATAAGTGAACATTTCTGTGTAGGTCGTGTGTTTTAGTCAAACTTTTTAACAAGTTTAGATCGTGATTCCAGCTTATATTTACAACTTCAGAGCCCTTCAAACTTTTGCCATGGGGGTATATAACTTTATTTCTTTGTTAGACTTAGTGACATATGGCTATGGGATCACCAAAGAACTCTTGATCTTATGTTTGTGTAATGTATTTtcctaccacttgctcatcagtCTTGCCTGATAGATGAGTGTAACTAACAATTAATATCTctaacatttttttttttaccaaaaaGATGTCAGCATACTAACGTTGTTTTTTGTAAACTAGTTAGCAGattgcagggtaagactgcgtacaatagacccttgtggtccgatcCTTTCCTGGACCCTGCGcaatagcgggagcttagtgcaccggactgccctttTTAGTTAGCTAATAAACAATAGATATATCTGATCTGCTGTTATATCTTCTCATCAGCTTTACTTATTGGTCATACTAGCTTTATTTTACAACACACTTATCTTTAGCGAAGAGAATTTAGTTTATGACTAGTTGTTGCTAGAGACAATTTGGTGTATGCATTTTTTTTAACAAGCACATGTTATTCTTGTATGTCACTCACCAAGTCTGTTTATATGTGTCCTTTGTGGTGTTAAGAAAATATTAGTGTAATCTGTACATGAGCAATCAGAGTGGAGTGTATGGTGAATTGTTCTCTTTCCGGCCCAAACTTAATGTTTCTTCTCCCCTTTGTCTTCTATCTTCCGTATCATGCTTGCTGGGAATATCTTTTCTCATTTTGCCCTTGGTCAGAAGCTACGTAATTTCAAGTTGGATGGTGGTCAGGAAGGAAACAACATTTATAGATTTAATCGTGATGTGGCAAGGGCAATTGAGCAGTAATGTTGTTTGCAAAATCAGGTGCCCTTTTACTAGAGCTAAGCTGCAAAGAAAGTGTTTATAAGGTGAATAGATGAGTAGTTATCTCTGATGCCTTGCATCAAGAGGATTAGACCTAAAAATTTTGCATACTCTATCTTTCACTAGATTTTTTATAAAGTGAAAGAAGGTAAATAAATTTTGTAAGTGGTTTTGGTTTGAGGGTTTAGTGGCTTAGGTAGAGCTTAAGCTTCTGGCTCCATTGTTCATCTACCAGTTTTCTTGCGAAGAATTTCCTGGACAAAATGTAACTTCGCTGATGCTTCAGGTCCTAACCAGTTCGCTCATGTCCACTGTGGAAACTGCCGTATGATGCTGATGTATCCATGTGGAGCTCCATCAGTTAAATGTGCGATATGCCATTATATTACCAATGTTAACGTGAGTatgatgtttctttttctttctgaTCTTTGGTGAAAGTTTCTGCTGATGCCTCATCCATATAGTTTACTGTTTATTTCTATGCACCTGCACAGTTACTTAAGAAAAAGATAAGAATAAAAAAGAATGGACTTTAAGATTATGCTTTCGGTGTATGAGATTCTATTGAATGCAGTATATTTCAATGTCATTCCCGTTGCTAATCTGTCTATAACAATCTGCTCTTTCCTAAAGAAGGGTTGTTTATTTAGCTTTATCAAACACACACGcatacacaacaacaacaacccagtaaaatcccactaatggggtctgggagggtagtgtgtacgcatgctttacccctaccccgaaggagtagagaggctgtttccgaaagaccctcggcttcaaaaaaaaaaaaaaaaaaaaaagacaaaaggacaaaaaggagacaatattagtatcacaacaacaatcgtaggataaatagaaacaccatgaaatccagaagaaggatgcaaagcaaaggaagacaatattagtaaatattagtatcaccacaacaatcataagaacaataggaacaccatgaaatctagaagaaagatgcaaagaaaaagcgatagctagtaaataggacatgcactgaaaagcgaaatagtaagccacgacattaccactagctatcttagacaaaaaccctacatggctagttccacaatggtacgaagtaaggcacgactcaactacctcctaacctacaaccctaatactcgacttccacatcttcctatctagtgtcatgtcctcggaaatctggagtctcgccatatcctgcctgatcacctctccccaatacttcttaggccgccctctacctcttctcgtgccctccacaaccagctgctcacacctccgtaccggagcatctaggcttctcctctgaacatgtccgaaccatctaagcctcgcttcccgcatcttgtcatcaatgggagccatatgcaccttctcccgaatatcatcattcctaatcttatctatcctagtgtgcccgcacatccaccgcaacatcctcatttctactactttcatcttctggatatgtgagttcttaacgggccaacactcagccccatacatcatggccggtctaaccaccgctttataaaacttacctttgagtatcggtggcactctcttgtcacacaagactccagatgctaacctccacttcatccatcctaccccaatacggtgtgtgacatcctcgtcgatctcccctcccccctggataaccgaaccaaggtacttgaagctgcctcttctcgggatgacctgcgaatcaagcctcacatccatgcccacttcccctggctcagcgctgaacttacactccaggtattccgtcttcgtcttgctttagcttgaaacccttagactccagagcctgtctccaaacctccagcctttCATTAACActggctcgcgactcatcaatcaaaactatgtcatcggcgaatagcatgcaccatggccttgaatatggtgtgttaacgcgtccatcaccagggcgaataagaacagactgagcgcagaaccttggtgtaaccccattacaaccggaaaatgctcagagtcgcctcctactgtcctaacccgagtcttagccccatcatacatgtccttaatcgccataatgtacgGAAatgacacaccttttgcctccaggcatctccagagaatttctctatgaaccttgtcatacgctttctctaggtcaataaataccatgtgcagatccttctgcttctgtagtcgaacgacccggcatgaactcGAACTGGTTGTCGCATagagacactgtcatcctcaccctcgcttcaaccatcctctcccacactttcatggtatgactcagtaatttgatacccctataattgttacaactctggatatcacctttgttcttatacaatggaaccaccgtactccacctccactcatccgacatcctcttccccttaaaaataatattaaacaacctagtcaaccactccaaacctgctctccccacacacttccaaaattccaccggaatctcgtctggcccggtcgctctgtccctactcatcttacgcatagctcctaCGACCTCTTCAACCTCGATACGCTTGCAGTACCCAAaatcacggtgactctcggaatgctccaattcgcttagcacaatatcccgatccccttcttcattcaaaaGTATATGAAAGTAAGTATGTCATCTCCttttaatctgggcatcttccatcaatactctaccatcttcgtccttgatgcatctcacttggtccaaatcccgatccttcctctctctcaacttggccagccggaataacttcttctccccaccttttttccccaattcctcgtacatacgaccataagccgcagtcttagcctctgtgaccgccagcttagcctccttcctagctgccttatacctctccatgcacactcgtctctcctcctcacctatgctcccaactaacttcaggtacgccgccttctttgcttccactttaccttggaccacttcattccaccaccagtctcctttgtgcccatcagagacgcccgtcgagacccctagcacctctctcgcagcctccctaatacagtGTGCTGTCGCTGACACACGCATACACAAAAAGGTGTTTATTTAGTTAGTTCTCTTTTTCTAATTTTAGAGGAGGGGCTCTCTTGAAACGATAATTTCTAGATTttttctgcaaaaaaaaaaaaagttccttACTGACCGAGAAATCCCCGAGGGCCAATGGCGTACGGTTCGAAACACGGTGGATAATGAGTTCGTCCATCTACCCTTCTCtacttaaataccaggcttttGCCTATGCCAGGTTTCGAACCCGTGATATGTACCTAACCCGCCTATGTGTGTTGTGCTCTTTCACTAGACCAAAGCCCTGGGGGCAGTTCTGCTTTAACCTTTTTAATGTTAGATTGCTTTTTCTTGTGCTGCCGTTTCAAGAAATATAATCTTCAGAATATTCATTTTAAagaatttgattgatttggacgGGTTTTCCACAAGCTCCAAAGAATTCAGAAAAGTCATTATTGAGATTAGGATGATCTGAATTGAAAGAGATGAAGAGGGAGTAAATAAAAACTGTCAAAATGTAGGTATTAGTGCTTCAAAATAGCCAATCCTTGAGCCAGCAAGACTCTGGAGATCTGTTTGGTTTGTCTCTGCTTAAGCTGTTCTTGTTGCAGTTCTCCCTTCTCCGCTTATAGTCTGAACTTGTAGGAATCATTGAAAGCAATTAATCCTTGCTGCATAACACGGATTATAAAGCAAGCCACGttaaattgaatttttttaacACAACCTGAGGACCTGTGCAAAGAAAAGTGTGGGAAATGGTTTggcttaagttttaaaccttgtgGAAGTTTTATGGAGAAGCTTATGTTGGAAGGAGATTTTGAAACATTTTCTCTCGTGGAGAATTATGATCTAGAGCTTGTGATATCAACATCACGAGTCAATTAAATGCGAACGGAGGGAGATATATAATCATCTTGATTGATTTTTAACTTTTATTGGGAAAAGTTTATAAGTTATTATGTAGCAAAGATAACAAAAGTGATGTGGAAACTGTAACACAATAATCATTGATTTCTCCTGTGCCTGTTAAGCtttagccaaaatcaagtcttTTTTACTTACTAATTCATCTTTTAGGTTACTTGCTTGCTTACCTATTTGTTATAATAAATTTCAGTTTTCatgtgtttatatatatatatatgtcgttGCAGGCAGGAGATGGAAGAGTCCATGCACCTAATGGCACTGCGACACCTGCTTCAGGATCCTCTTCTTCAACAGTGAGTTCAATCAGTCTGCTGCATGTGTTGCTTTCTGTTTTACAGTTTTCTAAGTTGACTAGAATTGACTTCTGAAACGTGTTCGTATCTTCTTTAGGCCAAGGCTCGTTCTCAAAATCAAACTGTCGTCGTTCAAAATCCAATGTCTGTCGATGAGAGTGGAAAGTTGGTAAGCATCTTCATGTTTAACCTCTTATTTGTTCATTTATTTGTATATTGGGCCTCTTCAGATTCAAGTTGTCTGCTTTATTATTAATGatacaatttttaaatttttctaggtgagcaaTGTTGTTGTTGGTGTAACGACAACATAGTAACATATGAGTTAAAGAAGTTGTTCGTCGAAGACGGTTGAAAATTTTGCTCGCATCAATTGGAAAGACGAGTATAAAGATGGCTCACTGCATATAAATATGGTAGTGTCTAGTGTTAATACTACAGCCATATCCCTATTTTCTGTAACATTTTGAATATGATTGGGTGATTGAGTCTACAGTGATTTGTGTGATTATTTGGAGTCAGTAATTGTGAACTATGCATTAGATTTGTGGCGTGAATATGCCCAATGTCACAAGTACAGAATGTGATGTACCTTATATGCCAGATATTAATACGTATGACCTTGAAACTTACTGGTCTTAAAGGCCTTGCTTTACTATGTAATAATTACTATAAAATGGCGAATTGATTTAAAGTTAGTGAGTTAATAATGAGTGTAATCTTTATATATATTTGCATACATTTAACTTTTTTTGTATATGTATATAGTTTGAGCTGAAAGTAATAAATTCAGTTGAACTTGGGGAACGCTTCTTGAATTCGTCTTTGATTAATATCGACATGAGATGTCCATATTAAAAGTTATCTGCTTTTCGATAAAATACCCTTTTTTATTTCTGAGTTTCTGGAAGTAAATTTCAAGTTTGTTAGAGTTGACAACAATGGTTCCCACCTGAAAGAAATTCTAACCTAAAAGATAACTGAAACAATATAAATCTTGCAAGCATGAGCTAAACCGTAAGAGCCTTTTACTAGAAGCGGATTGAATTGCTTGCTGGTAAGAAATTAATGGTTGGAACTTATTTCTTTGAGAGTGCGTACGATTGTCAAGAAAATGAAGGATATAATTTCTATTGAATTTATTGTTCAACAAACAATATTATGGTAAAATATTCCCCCCAAACCCAAACCCAAATACTCATGTCTTTATTGGTTTAATATCTCACTTTTCCACGCATAATCACCTCACATATACCAACTCGAAGATCATGTCTAAACTTGTCCCATACTTCATATACAATAAGACTTCCATTTTCTCACCAACTGATTAACCTTTGATgacataaaaagtaaaataatgaAAGAAAGTACCATTATATATGAATCAGCTGGCATGAGTAGCTGCATATTAGAAATTAAGCAAACACAAAATGGCTCAAGAAAATGGACAACAAAAACCAGGTGTGGCTGCAGGAAGCAACAACCAGCAATTAGTAGGGGAAAATAATAACACTAGTAATTATAAGCCTAAGGATTATTATAATTGGGTGATGGCATTGTTGAGGTTATTGGCATTTGGTGCAACAATTTCAGCAACATTGGTTATGGCACTTAACAAGCAACAGAAAACTTTTGTTGTTGCTACAATTGGTACCACTCCTATACAAGCCACCCTCACTGCTAAGTTCCAGCACACTCCTGCTTTTGTGTAAGCCCTTTAATTTCTCACTATCTTATAAGTTCTTTCCGTAATTTCTTTATACTGTCAGTATATATAAATTCCtcggcgtaactggtaaagttattGTCATGTGACCAGAaagtcacgggttcaagccgtggaaacagcctcttgcagaaatgcaaggtaaggttgcgtacaatagacccttgtggtccgacctTTCCTCGGAccccgcacatagcgggagcttagtgcactgaGCTGCCTTTTTTTGTCactatatataaattaatttttttttaaacttataaaattctttttctcggagaaaaagaaaatcacTCTTCTtaactttaattggaaaaaaatATTAGTATAAAATATTGCAAGTGCTGTTGCAGCACAAAATAATATAGTTAAGATGGTGATTTTAATTTGTGTATATATGCAGGTTCTTTGTGATAGCAAACGGACTATGCAGTCTCCATAACTTGCTCATGTTAGCAGCTTGTTTTGTTGGAAGCAAATATGATTTCAAGGGACTTCGTTTTTATACGATAGGAGTCCTTGACATGGTAATCAATCCATTTAATTACCGCTAATTCCCCatttttaatataaaggaattttCCTCTATCGATTGTAGCAACGGTAAAATTGTCTtcatgtgacctataggtcaccgGTTCGAACCGTAGAATCAGCCACTGATATTTGCATcagggtaggctgcctacatcacaTCCCTttagggtgcggcccttccccggaaCCTATGTAAACGTGATATGCTTTGTGCACCGGTTGCCCTTTTTTCCTGTATCGattttgaattaatttttttccttttcattaATCATAATTTAATCCTTTATTATGTCTTTTTAATTGTTTGGATTCTGTAGATGAATGTGGCACTAGTATCTGGTGGAGCAAGTGCAGCAGCTTTTATGGGGCAGCTTGGCAGAGATGGGAATTCTCATGCAAGATGGAACAAAATCTGTGATAAATTTGATACATACTGCACCCATGGACAAGGAGCCATTATTGCTTCTTTCATTGGTTTACTCCTTATGATCATTACAACTGCCATTAATATAATTAAGCTTAAATACGTCCAAAGTTCTGGCAGTTGTGCCATTATTCCTTGATCAAGAAGCACCATGTCATTTCATTACAATCTTTTTGTATATGGTTTTCTGGCTTAATTGTACCGTGTGTTTAATTCGCTTTTGCCTATTAATGCATTTATTACTTGTACAATTATATATAATGATATTCACATGCTCTGATGCCTTCATGATTGGAGggttcttttctctttttcttgaGGCTTATGACTTTCTTCTATTTCACTAATTGCGGGCTTAATAGACATTGACATGTCCTCCATAATAACCATGTTGAATGTAGTGTTCTTGGTTTCGAGTTGGTCTTCATTGAATTTTAATGAAAGAAAGCTCTTTCACAGTATGTGATTCTATCTTTCTGGTTCTCTCTTATAGAAATATACTATgagtttaacttatatatatCGAGAGTGTAAGAAATATTTATATGAATATGTTACTCAAAAAGCAACATGTCTTTATTGAAAGGAAAACTCACGCAAAAGATAATTTGATGGCAATTCGAGCATACAACAAGAACAATTCGGTAGGA containing:
- the LOC104117758 gene encoding protein LSD1-like, whose product is MQSQLMCSGCRTILLYPRGASNVCCAVCNALTSVPPPGMEMAQLICGGCRTLLMHPRGASSVRCSCCHTVNLVPGPNQFAHVHCGNCRMMLMYPCGAPSVKCAICHYITNVNAGDGRVHAPNGTATPASGSSSSTAKARSQNQTVVVQNPMSVDESGKLVSNVVVGVTTT
- the LOC104115321 gene encoding CASP-like protein 1B2, giving the protein MAQENGQQKPGVAAGSNNQQLVGENNNTSNYKPKDYYNWVMALLRLLAFGATISATLVMALNKQQKTFVVATIGTTPIQATLTAKFQHTPAFVFFVIANGLCSLHNLLMLAACFVGSKYDFKGLRFYTIGVLDMMNVALVSGGASAAAFMGQLGRDGNSHARWNKICDKFDTYCTHGQGAIIASFIGLLLMIITTAINIIKLKYVQSSGSCAIIP